The segment TCAACTCGGCGTCAAGCTGCCCGCAGCGATCGCTCGTTCTGGCGGGTTCCCCACTGGGCGTGCGTCGGATGAACAGGAGTAACGTTCACTCATGCCCATGCCCATTTGTTTTCTCTCCGATCTGGGTCACACGCCCGAGCACGTTGGTGTTGCGCACGGCGTCATCGGCCGCATAGATCCATCGCTCACGGTCATAGACATAACGCACGAGATCCCCTCCGGGAACGTGCGAGCAGGAGCGCTCGCCCTGCTGCGCACCGTCCAGTACTTGCCGGAGGGTGTGATTCTCGGTTGTGTGAATCCGCTGGGTTCCCGCCTCATTGCGGCGCGGACTCCCGCTGGCATCTTTGTCGGACCCGATAACGGCCTGCTGGCTCCAGCGGTCGCGATGGTCGGTGGGGCAGACAAAATCGTTTCGATCGAGTCTGACGAGTTTCGAATCCCCTCGTCGGGTGAGACCTTGGTCCTTCGCGACGTTCTTGCTCCGGCCGCTGCAGCGCTGGCATCCGGCCAAGCGGTCATCGATGATCTCGGACCGGTTCGTACACCCGAGTCGGTGACACCGCTCATCCTTCCTCTTGTTGACCACACCGAATCCGGCGTCGTTGGGGA is part of the Acidobacteriota bacterium genome and harbors:
- a CDS encoding SAM-dependent chlorinase/fluorinase, whose product is MPMPICFLSDLGHTPEHVGVAHGVIGRIDPSLTVIDITHEIPSGNVRAGALALLRTVQYLPEGVILGCVNPLGSRLIAARTPAGIFVGPDNGLLAPAVAMVGGADKIVSIESDEFRIPSSGETLVLRDVLAPAAAALASGQAVIDDLGPVRTPESVTPLILPLVDHTESGVVGEILWVDGDGTAQSNVSPADLNMIDVAEGDEVVVRVGAIEHRITWVDDRRSVGGGDGYLFTDSFGQIAIGVTGGSAAEYYALEERIAVTFRRAERGIPISVAPRRADG